One region of Eupeodes corollae chromosome 1, idEupCoro1.1, whole genome shotgun sequence genomic DNA includes:
- the LOC129942540 gene encoding uncharacterized protein LOC129942540 has product MRMEQFFTILGNSFTYIEKNKEPSIDPCGTPFATGCSVLITSVVCFTIIIIIHFCSSEAIIEILNVRTSSDKKFVTTYVGIHNRSWFDVNFTMHQDLIGHNLFVNIHLKAKMNNKFRTIQRWKNIDLCRFLSGEKRDPILNYMFENALKDKSALHCPFKKGSFSVKDAFLDASKIPPIVPRTQYRFFLEVSQMMGDSVKMFSLKIDAVYVP; this is encoded by the exons ATGCGAatggaacaattttttacaatactaGGCAACTCGttcacatacattgaaaagaacaAGGAGCCTAGTATtgacccttgtggaacaccattcgCAACAG GGTGCAGTGTACTTATTACCTCAGTTGTCTGTTTTACTATAATTATCATCATTCACTTTTGTTCTTcg GAAGCTATAATTGAAATTCTCAATGTTCGAACCAGTAGCGATAAGAAATTTGTCACCACTTATGTCGGCATCCACAATCGATCTTGGTTTGATGTTAATTTCACAATGCATCAGGATCTTATCGGGCACAACTTATTTGTGAATATCCATTTAAAGGCTAAAATGAACAATAAATTTAGAACAATTCAACGATGGAAAAACATTGATCTATGTCGTTTTCTAAGTGGTGAAAAACGTGAtccaattttaaattacatgtTCGAAAATGCACTCAAGGATAAATCTGCTCTGCATTGTCCCTTTAAGAAGGGATCTTTTTCCGTGAAGGATGCATTCTTGGATGCCTCAAAAATTCCTCCAATAGTTCCACGAACACAATATCGATTCTTCTTGGAGGTCTCACAAATGATGGGCGATTCAGTGaaaatgtttagtttaaaaattgatgcaGTTTATGTTCCATGA
- the LOC129942533 gene encoding uncharacterized protein LOC129942533 → MAKMISERLNFVYRNQQKLRADDYIHLRDALNQDARVIAANIGQHVILPSSFTGSPRYLHEKTQDAMTYVRNYGRPDLFITFTCNPDWQEIKQELFPGQRSFDRHDIIARVFHLKMKKMIKILTKDAIFGPVKCYMLTVEWQKRGLPHCHMLLWLNSKVQPDEIDKIIVAELPNKDEDPVLFEIVTKNMVHEPCGQENLTSPCMKNGICTKKYPRRFVTETQTGEDGYPVYRRRDIDNGGQIAALNVRGRTVNIDNRWIVPYSPILCRSFNAHINVEYCHSVQAIKYICKYINKGSDQATFSVRNAHDEVENYLNGRYISTSEAVWRILEFPIHDRHPTVVHLAVHLENGQRVYFSAENMQNIAQNPPKTTLTAFFDLCHSDGFAKTLLYHEVPHYYTWANNKFSRRKRGQEVVGHPGIKKDAALGRVYSVHPSQSECFYLRILLHHVRGPTSFQDLKTVDGVVKETYQAACRERGLLEDDNQWETTLREASISQCPLRLRELFVVILLFCFPSEPLKLWDTFKDDLCEDIRHIAQEQGSDYDVYNKGLIQIENKLLELNDKSLRDFGLPSPNRSQNVVDAIPCRIYDVNELSEFVNSNVPKLVADQKIAYDAIIESVENNSGQLFFLDAPGGTGKTFLANLVLSKVRLSGRKALAVASSGIAATLLYDGKTAHSTFKLPLTVSLDQQSVCSIRKNGPLGKLLQDTSLIIWDECTMSHRAHVEAVDRTLKDIRNSCNMMGGVTFVFAGDFRQTLPVVTKGTRADVIKACLKSSPLWLSIKTLNLRTNMRAHLCNNRGGNFSENILKLGDGKFTTPIANSSQVLLDIGLAQTVHSLEILIDKIYPDVNNLTTVTDFKFISSVISFQAHRARYKAIVLIEKKTQSERFDLTEL, encoded by the coding sequence ATGGCGAAGATGATTTCCGAaaggttaaattttgtttaccgAAACCAACAAAAGCTTAGAGCGGATGACTATATTCATTTAAGGGATGCTTTAAACCAAGACGCAAGGGTAATTGCAGCTAATATCGGACAGCATGTCATCTTGCCGTCATCATTTACTGGGTCTCCAAGGTATCTCCACGAAAAGACACAAGATGCAATGACATACGTGCGCAATTATGGAAGGCCAGATCTTTTCATAACTTTCACCTGTAATCCAGATTGGCAAGAAATAAAACAGGAACTTTTTCCCGGTCAACGGTCTTTCGACCGGCATGACATCATAGCTCGAGTGTTTcacttaaaaatgaagaaaatgataaaaatattaacaaaagacgCGATTTTTGGGCCGGTTAAATGTTATATGCTTACTGTTGAGTGGCAAAAAAGAGGATTGCCGCATTGTCATATGTTGCTTTGGTTGAACTCAAAAGTACAACCCgatgaaattgataaaataatagTTGCCGAACTACCTAATAAAGACGAAGACCCAGTATTATTTGAGATAGTCACAAAGAATATGGTACATGAACCATGTGGACAAGAAAATTTGACTTCTCCGTGCATGAAAAATGggatatgtacaaaaaaatatccacGACGTTTCGTGACTGAAACCCAGACCGGTGAGGATGGGTATCCCGTTTATCGACGACGCGATATCGACAACGGAGGGCAGATTGCTGCATTGAATGTCCGAGGGCGTACGGTTAATATAGACAACAGATGGATCGTTCCATATTCCCCAATACTATGTCGATCTTTTAATGCTCATATTAATGTTGAATATTGTCATTCCGTACAAGCcataaaatacatatgtaaatacattAACAAAGGATCGGATCAAGCAACTTTCAGTGTCAGAAATGCTCACGATgaagttgaaaattatttgaacgGCCGGTACATAAGTACATCTGAAGCAGTGTGGAGGATATTAGAGTTTCCTATACATGACAGACACCCTACCGTAGTACACCTAGCAGTACACCTAGAGAATGGACAACGAGTGTACTTCTCAGCggaaaatatgcaaaatatagcGCAAAATCCACCAAAAACGACACTTACGGCGTTTTTTGACCTATGCCACAGTGATGGTTTTGCTAAAACACTACTCTATCACGAAGTTCCTCATTATTATACATGGGCTAACAATAAATTTTCTAGAAGGAAACGTGGCCAAGAAGTAGTTGGACATCCCGGTATAAAAAAAGATGCGGCACTGGGAAGAGTATACAGCGTTCATCCTTCCCAGTCAGAGTGTTTTTATCTCAGGATACTGCTTCATCATGTACGTGGCCCAACATCGTTCCAAGATTTAAAAACCGTTGACGGAGTTGTTAAAGAAACTTACCAAGCCGCTTGCCGAGAAAGGGGTTTGCTAGAAGATGATAACCAATGGGAAACTACTTTGAGAGAAGCTTCGATTTCTCAATGTCCGTTAAGGCTGAGAGAGTTGTTTGtggtaatattattattttgttttccctCGGAACCTCTCAAATTATGGGACACGTTTAAAGATGATTTGTGTGAAGACATCAGACATATAGCCCAAGAACAAGGTTCCGATTATGATGTATATAACAAAGGTTTGATACAAatcgaaaacaaacttttagaaTTAAATGACAAAAGTTTAAGAGACTTTGGATTACCTTCTCCGAATCGCTCACAAAATGTAGTTGATGCCATACCGTGCCGTATATATGATGTTAACGAGTTgtcagaatttgtcaattcaaatGTACCCAAATTAGTGGCAGATCAAAAAATTGCGTACGATGCTATAATTGAAAGTGTGGAAAATAACAGtggtcaacttttttttttggacgcGCCCGGTGGCACGGGTAAAACCTTTCTTGCCAATTTAGTATTGTCAAAAGTACGATTATCCGGAAGAAAAGCACTGGCTGTGGCATCGTCAGGAATTGCTGCAACCCTATTATATGATGGGAAAACGGCTCACTCTACGTTTAAATTACCGTTGACTGTTTCTTTAGATCAACAGTCTGTATGTTCAATCCGTAAAAATGGTCCACTGGGAAAGCTCTTACAGGACACGTCGCTGATTATTTGGGATGAGTGCACCATGAGCCATAGAGCTCATGTAGAAGCAGTGGACCGCACATTAAAAGATATAAGAAACTCATGCAATATGATGGGTGGCGTAACTTTTGTTTTCGCTGGAGACTTTCGCCAAACTCTACCAGTTGTAACAAAAGGTACACGTGCCGACGTTATTAAAGCGTGCCTTAAATCATCACCTTTGTGGCTATCAATTAAAACTCTCAATTTGCGCACGAATATGAGAGCACATTTATGCAATAACCGCGGTGgtaatttctcagaaaatatacttaaattagGAGACGGAAAATTTACTACTCCAATTGCAAACAGCTCCCAAGTACTTTTGGATATTGGATTGGCCCAAACTGTTCACAGTCTAGAAATTCTTATAGACAAAATCTATCCCGACGTCAACAATCTTACA
- the LOC129942546 gene encoding uncharacterized protein LOC129942546: protein MNYDIVNWDPIVVHLLLQKLDKESREKFEFALKDPRSSPTIQEFLTFVESRFQTLEAINSRDDKKKFQSLEVTAICNNGRKSTAAIPPKIDQDKTLICHFCNSSLERGKAVHRLMLCRNCLKKGHHSQSCTSRKCQKCNMPHNTLLHLQKQQQNSPSTLGEKDSLQPTHQAVNAAAGTHFNKRHVFLATAVVNVISAHGTRIPCRSLLDSGSQLNFVTTSFLQQLGIKKYPKDTSICRIGGQECRFDFVAPITFESRMSTYRAIVEANIMTRISDYQSSQEIDVSMWKIASFIKLADPSFCKSKQIDMLLGAELFFDLFLQGEYKISNDLPILRNTVLGWIVGESAPASNSHAHCHIVTKPSLTSLDKLVRSFWEIESHDIPTNTQSEEEQQCEEHFKKNTVLNSEGKFVVKLPFKEDPTTGLGDSLQAARKRFLSLENKLSKDEELKTSYINFMEEYKALGHMTPINKDNIPQRHYVIPHHCVMKPESSSTKLRVVFDASAKTTSGHALNDILMVGPTVQPDLFSIVLKFRMHRYVFTADITKMYRQVLMHEDDRAFQLIFWRSRADEPLQLYKLNTVNYGTASASYLATRCLVKLAEDNQDSFFRASQAVKNNVYVDDCLAGSETIDDAHNLLNEIICLLKAGHFELKKICSNHPMILKGIPEEDKEKLVTFHQSEIIKTLGLIWDPSQDVFDFSYNDEKVNKISTQITKRTVLADLARLFDPLGLLGPIIVIGKLFLQELWKSKLSWDDNLSNEKAQKWIKYIGQFSLMSNISIPRYVLLPPAKTIELHAFSDSSLSAFGSCVYLQSIDKRNQTFCQLLCSKSRVVPLKIVSIARLELQAAVLMVELVERIIQILPRKIDKVCFYTNSTTVLAWLKSPSYTWETFVAIEKIQSLSEFHQWQIIKGHLNPADLVSRGSNLSGLFKSSIWFNGPEFLRNPEIIQFKEYEYPEVIPERRRKKSVLSATVQNDSSLIENINYRS from the exons ATGAATTATGACATCGTAAACTGGGACCCAATAGTAGTACATCTTCTTTTGCAAAAACTGGACAAGGAAAGCAGGGAAAAGTTTGAGTTCGCGTTAAAGGATCCGAGAAGCAGTCCCACCATTCAAGAATTTCTGACGTTTGTTGAGTCAAGATTCCAGACTCTCGAAGCCATCAACTCCCGAGACGACAAAAAGAAGTTCCAGAGCCTAGAAGTCACCGCTATTTGCAACAATGGACGGAAGTCAACTGCGGCCATACCCCCTAAGATTGATCAGGATAAGACACTGATTTGCCATTTTTGCAATTCAA GTTTGGAACGAGGAAAAGCTGTTCACAGGCTGATGTTATGCAGAAACTGTTTGAAAAAAGGCCATCATTCCCAATCATGCACATCACGAAAATGTCAGAAGTGCAACATGCCCCACAACACGCTACTTCACttgcagaagcagcagcaaaaCTCACCAAGTACGTTGGGTGAAAAAGATAGTTTGCAGCCCACACATCAAGCTGTTAATGCAGCAGCAGGAACACACTTCAATAAACGTCATGTGTTCTTGGCAACGGCAGTGGTCAATGTGATCTCAGCACACGGTACAAGAATCCCATGCAGATCTCTTCTTGATTCAGGATCACAGCTGAATTTTGTAACAACATCCTTCTTACAGCAGTTAGGAATCAAGAAGTATCCCAAGGATACGTCAATCTGCAGAATAGGTGGCCAAGAATGCAGATTTGATTTTGTGGCCCCAATTACATTTGAATCTAGGATGTCGACCTATCGAGCAATAGTAGAAGCGAACATCATGACTCGGATAAGTGACTATCAGTCTAGTCAAGAAATCGATGTCTCAATGTGGAAAATTGCATCCTTCATCAAGCTGGCTGATCCATCTTTCTGCAAGTCCAAGCAAATTGACATGTTATTGGGAGCCGAACTATTCTTTGATCTGTTTCTACAAggagaatacaaaatttcaaacgaCCTACCAATCTTACGAAACACAGTGCTAGGTTGGATAGTAGGCGAAAGTGCTCCAGCTTCAAATTCGCATGCTCATTGTCACATAGTAACAAAGCCATCGTTGACATCGTTGGATAAACTCGTTCGTTCTTTCTGGGAAATAGAAAGCCATGACATTCCCACTAACACTCAGAGCGAGGAAGAACAACAGTGCGAAGaacatttcaagaaaaacaCAGTTCTGAATTCTGAAGGTAAATTTGTGGTTAAATTACCATTTAAAGAGGATCCTACCACAGGTTTAGGTGACTCCCTTCAAGCAGCAAGAAAAAGGTTTCTTTCTTTAGAAAACAAGTTGAGCAAGGATGAAGAGCTTAAAACATCTTACATCAACTTCATGGAGGAATATAAAGCATTGGGTCACATGACGCCAATTAACAAGGACAATATTCCACAAAGGCACTACGTCATACCTCATCATTGCGTCATGAAACCCGAAAGTTCGTCAACGAAACTTCGAGTAGTTTTTGATGCATCAGCCAAGACGACTTCTGGTCACGCATTAAATGATATACTCATGGTGGGCCCAACCGTTCAACCAGATCTAttttcaatagttttaaaattcagaATGCACAGATATGTCTTTACAGCAGACATAACAAAGATGTATCGCCAGGTTTTGATGCACGAGGATGATCGAGCATTTCAACTTATATTCTGGAGATCAAGAGCTGATGAACCATTACAGCTGTACAAATTAAACACCGTCAATTATGGGACCGCATCGGCTTCTTACCTAGCAACCAGATGTCTCGTTAAATTAGCAGAAGATAAtcaagattcattttttagagCATCACAAGCCGTTAAAAACAATGTATACGTGGATGATTGCTTGGCTGGTTCAGAGACCATTGATGATGCTCATAATTTGCTTAATGAAATCATTTGTCTACTCAAAGCAGgacattttgaattgaaaaaaatttgttccaatCATCCAATGATTTTAAAGGGAATTCCTGAAGAAGATAAAGAGAAACTAGTGACATTTCATCAATCTGAGATAATCAAAACATTAGGACTAATATGGGATCCTTCACAAGATGTCTTTGATTTCAGCTACAATGAcgaaaaggtaaacaaaatatctacacaaataacaaaacgAACAGTTTTGGCCGATCTTGCAAGACTTTTTGATCCTCTTGGGCTACTTGGACCTATAATTGTCATTGGCAAGCTATTCTTACAAGAATTGTGGAAATCAAAATTGTCTTGGGACGACAATCTTTCAAATGAAAAGGCTCAAAAGTGGATTAAATACATTGGGCAATTCTCACTAATGAGCAATATAAGCATTCCACGATACGTTCTTCTTCCTCCTGCCAAGACAATTGAACTTCATGCTTTCTCCGATAGCAGTTTAAGTGCCTTTGGATCGTGTGTTTACTTACAATCAATcgataaaagaaatcaaacCTTTTGCCAACTGCTTTGCTCAAAATCAAGAGTTGTTCCACTGAAAATTGTCAGCATAGCCCGTCTGGAACTACAAGCAGCAGTACTTATGGTGGAATTGGTGGAGAGAATAATTCAGATACTTCCAAGGAAAATTGACAAAGtatgtttttatacaaattctACAACCGTGCTGGCCTGGCTTAAATCACCCTCTTACACTTGGGAAACTTTTGTAGCAATAGAGAAAATTCAATCACTCTCAGAGTTTCATCAATGGCAAATCATCAAGGGTCATTTAAATCCAGCGGACTTAGTATCGAGAGGATCAAATTTATCAGGACTATTCAAATCATCAATATGGTTCAATGGTCCAGAGTTTCTTCGAAATCCAGAAATCATTCAATTCAAAGAATATGAATATCCTGAAGTGATTCCAGAACGACGTAGGAAAAAATCGGTGTTGTCGGCAACAGTTCAAAACGATTCAAGCTTGATTGAAAATATCAATTACAGGAGTTAA